A genome region from Mesorhizobium sp. WSM2240 includes the following:
- a CDS encoding FAD-dependent oxidoreductase, whose product MPNKPKILVVGSGFAGFWAGVAARRVAGFQANIGLVSPRPVLEVRPRLYEANPAALGVDLLPLFDKIGVTYVRGEAVELDTDARKVVLPDGKRLSYDRLIVASGSRMVRPPVPGAELAFSVDTQAEAVSFDRRLAEIARDIAEPSIAVIGAGFTGIELTLELRDRLVAHGAAAAAERLRIVLIDRSRTVGHALGPGPRAEIGVAMAAAGVELRLGANVQTMTSESVSFDDGSVLAVDAVVLASGMEASPFAAKVPGERDRLGRVFVDAALRAPFAPEVFVAGDAATADTGDGHRTLQSCQHAGQLGRVAGENAARDLLGRPTVPYEQLRYITCLDLGRFGAVITQGWERRVDKTGGEGKAVKRMVNTQVIYPPTDGSAESLLAHSSIDLAARTRGIDRPRAEFEDVA is encoded by the coding sequence ATGCCGAACAAGCCCAAGATATTAGTAGTCGGCAGTGGTTTCGCCGGATTCTGGGCGGGAGTAGCGGCTCGCCGGGTGGCTGGGTTCCAGGCCAACATCGGCTTGGTCTCTCCCAGGCCCGTGCTGGAGGTTAGGCCGCGTCTGTACGAGGCAAACCCTGCGGCGCTCGGCGTAGACCTTCTGCCTCTGTTCGACAAGATCGGCGTCACTTATGTGCGCGGCGAGGCGGTCGAACTCGATACCGACGCCAGGAAAGTCGTTTTGCCTGACGGAAAACGTCTTTCTTACGACCGATTGATCGTCGCTAGCGGCAGCCGAATGGTCCGGCCTCCTGTACCCGGGGCTGAGCTTGCGTTCTCGGTTGACACGCAGGCCGAGGCGGTCTCGTTCGATCGGCGTCTGGCCGAGATTGCCCGCGACATCGCAGAACCCAGCATCGCAGTCATTGGTGCAGGATTTACAGGGATAGAACTGACGCTTGAACTGCGCGATCGGTTGGTTGCGCACGGTGCGGCTGCCGCGGCAGAGCGCCTACGGATCGTGCTGATCGACCGCTCCAGGACCGTCGGGCATGCGCTTGGGCCGGGGCCGAGAGCTGAGATCGGAGTGGCGATGGCGGCAGCGGGCGTCGAACTCCGCCTCGGCGCAAACGTGCAGACGATGACTTCGGAGAGCGTAAGCTTCGATGATGGCAGCGTACTCGCCGTTGATGCAGTCGTGTTGGCGAGCGGGATGGAAGCCTCGCCTTTCGCAGCCAAGGTCCCCGGCGAACGTGACAGGCTCGGTCGAGTCTTCGTCGATGCCGCTTTGAGGGCGCCCTTCGCGCCCGAAGTGTTTGTTGCCGGGGACGCTGCGACAGCCGACACGGGCGACGGACATCGGACGCTGCAATCCTGCCAGCATGCCGGCCAGCTTGGACGCGTTGCCGGGGAGAATGCGGCGCGCGATCTGCTTGGTCGGCCGACGGTGCCTTATGAGCAGTTGCGCTATATCACCTGCCTCGATCTCGGACGTTTTGGCGCGGTGATTACGCAAGGCTGGGAGCGACGGGTCGACAAGACCGGCGGCGAAGGCAAGGCCGTGAAGCGAATGGTCAACACCCAGGTTATCTATCCGCCAACTGACGGATCGGCTGAATCGTTGCTCGCCCACTCAAGCATTGACCTTGCCGCGCGGACGCGCGGGATAGATCGCCCGAGAGCCGAATTCGAAGATGTCGCGTGA
- a CDS encoding VOC family protein encodes MARMIFVNLPVADLAASTRFYEAIGCAKNEQFSDEQASSMVWSDTITFQLLTREYFSTFTSKEIPDAHRTCQVLFALSRDSREEVDGIAEIASATGGEADVREVMDLGWLYNRAFADPDGHVFEAVWMDSSAAPSA; translated from the coding sequence ATGGCAAGAATGATCTTCGTGAATTTACCGGTCGCGGATCTTGCGGCATCGACACGCTTCTACGAGGCAATCGGCTGCGCCAAGAACGAGCAATTTAGTGACGAGCAGGCGTCGAGCATGGTGTGGTCTGACACAATCACCTTTCAGTTGTTGACGCGAGAATACTTCTCCACCTTCACCTCCAAGGAGATTCCGGACGCGCATCGGACCTGTCAGGTGCTGTTCGCGCTTAGCCGGGATAGTCGCGAAGAGGTTGACGGCATCGCCGAGATCGCGTCAGCGACAGGTGGGGAAGCCGATGTGCGCGAAGTCATGGATCTCGGCTGGCTATACAATCGGGCATTTGCCGATCCGGACGGACACGTGTTCGAAGCCGTATGGATGGATTCCAGCGCCGCGCCCTCGGCTTAG
- a CDS encoding phytanoyl-CoA dioxygenase family protein, whose translation MPKTENIDLTSSQIQNFISDGFVKVENAFSGDLARQCRDELWADIGLSPDEPEFWTQPVIRVASKSSPPFIEAANTPRLYKAYDQLVGAGRWLAPKGLGTFPIRFPSSTTPADDGWHVDMSLGESPDFMAWRANVKSSGRALLMLFLLSDVGRDDAPTRIRKGSHATIARELLPYGEAGATLRQLSAKGYASTEDCDVELASGAAGTVYLCHPFLVHAAQPHRGTRPRFMAQPPLLPKGEFEPALPPSPVQIAIRQACALTS comes from the coding sequence ATGCCCAAGACCGAAAACATCGACCTGACGTCCAGTCAGATCCAGAACTTCATCAGTGACGGCTTCGTCAAAGTTGAGAATGCGTTCAGCGGCGACCTGGCAAGGCAGTGCAGGGACGAGCTGTGGGCGGACATCGGTCTTTCGCCGGACGAGCCCGAGTTCTGGACGCAACCCGTTATCCGCGTTGCGTCCAAGTCTTCGCCTCCCTTTATTGAAGCGGCCAATACGCCGCGGCTGTACAAGGCCTATGATCAATTGGTTGGCGCGGGTCGCTGGCTTGCGCCCAAAGGCCTCGGAACCTTCCCGATCCGCTTTCCCTCGTCGACAACACCCGCCGATGATGGCTGGCATGTGGATATGAGTCTCGGCGAAAGTCCGGATTTCATGGCGTGGCGGGCGAATGTGAAAAGCAGCGGACGGGCACTGCTGATGCTGTTCCTGCTCTCAGATGTTGGTCGTGATGACGCGCCCACGAGGATTCGAAAGGGCTCCCATGCGACCATTGCACGCGAGCTGCTACCTTACGGCGAAGCCGGCGCGACGCTCCGACAGCTGTCCGCCAAGGGCTACGCCTCGACGGAAGACTGCGATGTTGAACTGGCGAGCGGAGCCGCAGGCACCGTCTATCTGTGCCACCCATTCCTCGTTCATGCCGCGCAGCCTCACCGAGGGACCCGACCACGCTTCATGGCACAGCCGCCACTGCTACCGAAAGGTGAATTTGAGCCGGCGCTACCCCCATCACCCGTTCAGATCGCCATTCGTCAGGCATGTGCGCTAACGTCCTGA
- a CDS encoding adenylate/guanylate cyclase domain-containing protein, which yields MKIRDCDDIATWLAEAGLLGIRSEESLVQAFCERCVEAGLPLGKAFVMIDTLHPMHEARAFFWDEDESISFRVEEYPSSREGKGAELWKRSPFLQMLRRRELTLRCRLEAGETRGFPAIEELRDAGQTDYLAIVYRIRHAMRVEDVDAFYARWTTARPGGFSDEEVAVLSRLTPRLGLAVRSAAQTRLTKTLVEAYLGQGPGRQVLSGGIRHGSVKRINAVLWFSDITGYTNLSESVQNDQLVPLINDYAEAVIGAVKGAGGDVLKLIGDGVLAIFTSSRPEYSCRAAVEAERDMRTRLLRLAKRRENAGLPVADIHLGLHAGRVFYGNIGTPDRLDFTVVGQPVNEVSRISSMCESAGRNVLCSSEFAELLLGEEREKLVSVGRFALRGVGRAQELFTLDPGLSLEGSSPRPRRRQGRGYSEESGQA from the coding sequence ATGAAAATTAGGGATTGCGATGACATTGCCACCTGGCTCGCGGAGGCTGGGCTGCTTGGCATCCGCAGCGAGGAATCACTTGTACAGGCCTTCTGCGAGCGTTGCGTCGAAGCAGGGCTGCCACTCGGCAAGGCATTCGTGATGATCGACACGCTGCACCCGATGCACGAGGCGCGCGCCTTCTTCTGGGACGAGGACGAATCGATCAGCTTCCGCGTAGAAGAATACCCGTCGAGCCGTGAGGGCAAGGGGGCGGAGTTGTGGAAGCGCAGCCCGTTTCTGCAGATGTTGCGGCGGCGTGAATTGACCCTACGTTGCCGGCTCGAAGCAGGCGAAACGCGCGGCTTTCCGGCGATCGAGGAACTGCGCGATGCCGGCCAGACGGACTATCTTGCGATCGTCTATCGTATCCGGCATGCGATGAGGGTCGAGGACGTCGACGCCTTCTACGCCCGCTGGACCACAGCGCGCCCGGGCGGATTCTCGGATGAGGAGGTCGCTGTTCTGTCCCGGCTTACTCCGCGTCTAGGGTTGGCGGTTCGCTCGGCTGCGCAGACAAGGCTCACCAAGACGCTGGTGGAGGCATATCTTGGCCAGGGGCCCGGCCGCCAGGTGCTGAGCGGCGGCATCCGCCACGGCTCAGTGAAGAGGATCAACGCCGTACTCTGGTTCTCCGACATTACCGGCTACACGAATCTTTCCGAGTCAGTTCAAAACGATCAACTCGTGCCGTTGATAAATGATTACGCAGAAGCGGTCATCGGCGCAGTGAAGGGCGCCGGCGGCGATGTGCTGAAACTGATTGGAGATGGAGTGCTGGCCATTTTCACCAGTTCGCGGCCCGAATATTCCTGTCGCGCCGCGGTGGAGGCAGAACGCGACATGCGTACACGGCTGCTGCGGCTTGCCAAACGCCGCGAAAACGCTGGCCTTCCTGTCGCCGACATTCACTTGGGCCTGCATGCCGGCAGGGTCTTCTACGGCAATATCGGCACTCCGGACCGTCTCGACTTCACCGTTGTCGGCCAGCCGGTGAATGAGGTCAGCCGGATCAGCTCCATGTGCGAATCGGCCGGTCGCAATGTGCTTTGCTCATCGGAATTCGCCGAGCTGCTCCTCGGCGAGGAGCGGGAAAAGCTCGTTTCAGTCGGCCGGTTCGCGTTGCGTGGCGTCGGACGCGCACAGGAGCTCTTTACCCTTGATCCCGGCCTGAGCTTGGAAGGCTCTTCGCCTCGTCCACGGCGACGGCAGGGGCGAGGCTACTCGGAGGAAAGTGGACAAGCATGA
- a CDS encoding Type 1 glutamine amidotransferase-like domain-containing protein yields MINAVLYSDQVIPSNEKVDVRLMEMMKGRGPRIAYMPSSPDHPDFRFYIERQTYYARRGLTLDVFYDLDREHSDAETDALLACDAIHLSGGNTAAFLTRLRRSGMQKTLRDWANKGGLLIGTNAGAILMTPTIAADALFSGGRPEDVEDGAALDLVPFEFFPHVQSKPSYLPDLLAYSMHNSRPIIACQDGDGIVITEGVAECIGDLLWLSQGSIDHLAGHRFQC; encoded by the coding sequence ATGATCAATGCAGTTCTCTACAGTGATCAAGTTATCCCGTCGAACGAGAAGGTCGACGTTCGCCTAATGGAAATGATGAAGGGTCGCGGCCCTCGCATTGCATATATGCCGTCAAGTCCAGATCATCCTGACTTCAGGTTCTATATAGAGAGGCAAACCTACTATGCCCGACGAGGCTTAACCCTCGACGTCTTCTACGACCTGGATCGGGAGCACAGCGATGCCGAAACGGACGCCCTGCTGGCATGCGATGCGATCCATCTGTCAGGTGGAAATACCGCCGCCTTTCTTACTCGCCTACGGCGCAGCGGCATGCAGAAGACGTTGCGGGACTGGGCAAACAAAGGGGGGCTTCTGATCGGCACAAATGCCGGCGCTATCTTAATGACCCCGACGATCGCGGCGGATGCGCTGTTCAGCGGCGGGCGTCCTGAAGACGTTGAAGACGGAGCGGCACTCGATCTCGTGCCGTTCGAGTTCTTTCCTCATGTTCAGTCAAAGCCAAGCTACCTGCCGGACCTGCTTGCCTATAGCATGCACAATTCCCGGCCCATTATCGCTTGCCAAGACGGAGATGGGATTGTTATCACGGAGGGTGTCGCGGAATGCATTGGCGATCTTCTTTGGCTCTCACAGGGATCGATTGATCACCTAGCAGGGCACAGATTCCAGTGCTGA
- a CDS encoding IS110 family transposase yields MDNVTTIGLDIAKSLFQVHGVDAVGQVVIRRKLTRGRVLGFFEKLPRCLVGIEACSSSHYWARELTARGHDVRLLPAQYVKPYLKRQKNDAADAEAICEAVTRPTMRFVPVKTPDQQSVMMLHRVRLMLNRQRTQISNALRAHLSEFGIVAPIGRNGIEQLLVVINDDNDTRIPADARLCLRMLEAQLTVVKAQILENDRRVRASARETELGRRLMEIPGVGPLLASAFVATVADPLAFKSGRCLSAWIGLVPKQNSSGGKEKLGSISKAGNRYLRQLLVVGAMAVIRYAERHGTRRPWLVQLMARRTTKVAAVALANKTARMVWALMTNGERYKEPIIA; encoded by the coding sequence ATGGACAACGTTACGACGATTGGTCTGGATATCGCGAAGTCCTTGTTTCAAGTCCACGGCGTAGATGCCGTGGGCCAGGTTGTCATTCGAAGGAAGCTGACCCGCGGGCGCGTGCTGGGGTTCTTCGAGAAACTGCCGCGATGTCTGGTCGGGATCGAAGCCTGCAGTTCCTCGCACTATTGGGCGAGAGAGCTGACCGCACGAGGTCATGATGTGCGACTGCTGCCGGCACAGTACGTGAAGCCCTATTTGAAGCGACAGAAGAACGATGCGGCCGATGCCGAGGCCATCTGCGAGGCGGTGACCAGGCCGACCATGCGCTTCGTGCCGGTGAAGACGCCCGACCAGCAGAGTGTGATGATGTTGCACCGGGTTCGGTTGATGCTCAACCGCCAGCGCACGCAGATATCGAACGCCTTACGGGCCCATCTGTCCGAGTTCGGGATCGTAGCGCCGATCGGGCGTAACGGAATTGAGCAACTGCTCGTGGTCATCAACGATGATAACGACACGAGGATACCGGCTGACGCAAGGCTCTGCCTGCGAATGCTCGAGGCGCAGCTCACGGTCGTGAAGGCGCAGATCCTTGAAAACGATCGCAGGGTGCGGGCGAGTGCGCGAGAGACCGAGCTGGGTCGCAGGTTGATGGAGATACCAGGGGTGGGCCCGCTGTTGGCGAGTGCGTTTGTCGCGACCGTCGCCGATCCGCTCGCATTCAAGTCGGGGCGATGCCTCTCGGCCTGGATCGGGCTCGTTCCCAAGCAGAACTCAAGCGGGGGCAAGGAGAAGCTCGGCAGCATCTCCAAAGCCGGCAATCGCTACCTGCGCCAGCTGCTCGTGGTCGGAGCGATGGCGGTCATCCGCTATGCCGAGCGGCACGGCACGAGGCGACCCTGGCTCGTGCAGCTGATGGCACGGCGAACAACCAAGGTGGCGGCGGTCGCGCTCGCCAACAAGACCGCGCGGATGGTCTGGGCACTGATGACGAACGGCGAGCGCTACAAGGAGCCGATCATCGCGTAG
- a CDS encoding nucleotidyltransferase and HEPN domain-containing protein, whose amino-acid sequence MKTSIDHLPEHKQEELARVVEILHAELEDALALSSTEWKKSGRILKIILFGSYARGDWVDEPHTMKGYRSDFDLLVIVNNNKLADFDYWYKAKDSLVRNRAVKTPTSFIVHSRRFVNTALRQGQYFFTDIRREGIVLYELDDEPLAEPKPLTPKETYQTAKEHFSDRFPGARGFLDTSLYVLKTDRKKEAAFHLHQAIEHAYATLLLVLTNYSPPSHKLTFLRGLAEDQDRRLAEAWPREQQRHRAWFNTLNEAYVKARYSKHYVISEEALVWLGERTSELHQIVEQACLEQLARLKDRACV is encoded by the coding sequence ATGAAGACTAGCATCGATCATTTACCGGAGCACAAGCAGGAGGAACTGGCCCGTGTCGTCGAGATCCTGCACGCCGAATTAGAGGACGCCCTGGCGCTGAGCAGCACCGAGTGGAAGAAGAGCGGGCGCATCCTGAAGATCATCCTGTTCGGCTCCTACGCCCGCGGCGATTGGGTGGATGAGCCGCATACGATGAAGGGCTACCGCAGCGATTTCGATCTGCTGGTGATCGTCAACAACAACAAGCTGGCCGATTTCGACTATTGGTACAAGGCAAAGGACAGCCTTGTGCGCAACCGCGCTGTAAAGACGCCGACAAGCTTCATCGTACACAGCCGCCGCTTCGTAAACACGGCGCTCCGGCAGGGGCAATATTTCTTCACCGACATTCGCCGCGAGGGCATCGTTCTTTACGAACTCGACGACGAACCGCTGGCCGAACCCAAGCCGCTTACGCCGAAAGAGACATATCAGACGGCCAAAGAGCATTTCAGCGATCGCTTCCCTGGTGCCAGGGGATTCCTCGACACCTCTCTATACGTGTTGAAAACAGATCGGAAAAAGGAAGCGGCTTTTCACCTCCACCAAGCCATCGAACATGCCTACGCGACACTGCTTCTGGTGCTCACCAACTATAGCCCGCCATCCCACAAGCTGACGTTCCTGCGGGGACTTGCTGAGGACCAGGACAGGCGTCTTGCAGAGGCATGGCCCCGCGAGCAGCAACGCCATCGCGCCTGGTTCAACACGTTAAATGAAGCTTATGTGAAAGCACGCTACTCGAAGCATTACGTGATCAGCGAGGAAGCGCTGGTTTGGCTTGGCGAGCGGACTTCGGAACTACACCAAATCGTGGAGCAGGCTTGCCTGGAACAACTCGCGCGGCTGAAAGACCGCGCCTGCGTCTAG
- a CDS encoding cysteine synthase family protein, translating into MPTRTLMRKLEDFENPRIVPLRPNLFGVSFFLMKLLPARFMLERAAEQGHLKPGATICESSSGTFGLALAMLAAQFGYRLILVSDWALDRHLHRRLIELGAEVEIVGRIAASGGFQQARLDRLETYLRDIPDSYWPSQYYNPDNPLSYAKIAEQLIDRIGKLDCLVGPVGSGGSMSGTCRYLRVLFPELHAIGVDTPNSVLFGQPSGRLNLSGLGGNILPTNVDHCQFDEVHWLTPAEAFHATHELHRNHGLFMAPTSGAAYRVAEWWSRNNPGQTAVAIFPDEGHRYIETVYNEEWLGTVPDWTAPVRETPVTVTTPTHPMTGWSRFSWDRRTLEDVLAQPSTTSGASVAGASPACTLADEASAA; encoded by the coding sequence ATGCCGACTCGTACACTGATGCGCAAGCTGGAAGATTTCGAAAACCCACGCATCGTACCACTCAGGCCAAATCTGTTCGGCGTCAGCTTCTTCCTGATGAAGCTCCTGCCTGCTCGCTTTATGCTGGAGCGCGCCGCCGAACAGGGTCACCTGAAACCAGGGGCGACGATTTGCGAATCCTCGTCCGGGACCTTCGGCCTTGCCCTGGCGATGCTGGCCGCACAGTTTGGATACCGGCTGATCCTCGTCAGCGACTGGGCGCTTGACCGCCATCTTCACCGTCGCCTCATCGAGCTTGGCGCCGAAGTCGAGATCGTCGGCAGGATTGCCGCCTCGGGAGGTTTCCAGCAGGCGCGGCTTGATCGCCTGGAGACCTATTTGCGCGACATTCCAGACAGCTACTGGCCCTCGCAATACTATAATCCAGACAATCCGCTCTCCTACGCCAAGATCGCCGAGCAGCTGATCGACAGGATAGGAAAGCTGGACTGTCTGGTAGGCCCTGTCGGCTCCGGCGGTTCAATGAGTGGAACGTGCCGCTACCTGCGGGTCCTGTTTCCCGAACTGCACGCAATCGGCGTCGATACGCCCAATAGCGTCCTGTTCGGCCAGCCGAGCGGCAGGCTCAATCTCAGCGGGCTCGGCGGCAATATCCTTCCAACCAACGTCGACCACTGCCAGTTCGATGAGGTCCACTGGCTGACACCGGCAGAGGCGTTCCATGCAACGCATGAGCTCCATCGCAACCATGGTCTGTTCATGGCACCGACCAGCGGCGCTGCCTACCGGGTTGCCGAATGGTGGTCGCGCAACAATCCCGGCCAGACGGCCGTGGCGATATTTCCCGACGAAGGGCACAGATATATCGAGACGGTCTATAACGAGGAATGGCTCGGTACGGTGCCGGATTGGACCGCACCCGTGCGCGAAACCCCAGTAACGGTCACCACACCAACCCATCCCATGACGGGATGGTCGCGCTTTTCATGGGATCGCCGCACGCTCGAGGACGTCCTTGCGCAGCCCAGCACAACGAGCGGCGCCAGCGTGGCTGGAGCCAGCCCGGCGTGCACGCTCGCGGATGAAGCCTCGGCGGCGTGA
- a CDS encoding MFS transporter, producing MLFAMQCARSMFIVLISWFALQITGEIASVGKVLICWQLLAFTVGPFLGPVVDRFRRRTLFVIGEIVHGAGLVLLALIAFAYSPERTPITFLYGTACLVSVGSLLSYPSSQALI from the coding sequence ATGCTTTTCGCCATGCAGTGCGCGCGCAGCATGTTCATTGTACTGATCTCGTGGTTTGCGCTTCAGATTACCGGAGAAATCGCATCGGTCGGCAAGGTCCTGATCTGCTGGCAGCTGCTGGCTTTTACCGTCGGCCCCTTCCTCGGGCCGGTTGTCGATCGCTTCCGCCGCCGCACGCTGTTCGTCATCGGCGAGATCGTTCACGGCGCAGGCCTAGTACTTCTTGCCCTGATCGCATTTGCTTATTCGCCTGAACGCACGCCGATCACGTTCCTCTACGGCACGGCGTGCCTGGTGTCTGTCGGCTCGCTGCTTTCCTATCCCAGCAGTCAGGCCTTGATTTAG
- a CDS encoding GNAT family N-acetyltransferase, translated as MKPQLEFGQNAKQLSQLSASRARAEDIQLCPVAGSDRAAIARLLLDPEQEQFAGSVDPIFDELQDSLHPDLEHPFAIVVRDETVGFFILREKKAVPAWAPQDVVTLHSFRIGRARQGRGYGRAGTALAAAWVRQNRPDVTQLMLAVNTRNLVAKAVYLNCGFIDTGATYRGPIGQQNILSYIISRNSG; from the coding sequence ATGAAACCACAATTAGAATTTGGTCAGAACGCGAAGCAGTTGTCTCAGCTGTCTGCGAGCAGGGCTCGCGCGGAAGACATCCAGCTGTGCCCCGTCGCTGGCTCCGATCGGGCCGCCATCGCACGGCTACTGCTTGACCCTGAACAGGAACAGTTTGCCGGCTCGGTGGATCCGATCTTCGACGAACTGCAGGACAGCCTGCACCCAGACCTGGAGCATCCCTTCGCAATCGTCGTCCGGGACGAGACGGTCGGTTTCTTCATTCTACGTGAGAAAAAAGCAGTGCCAGCCTGGGCGCCACAGGACGTAGTCACCCTGCACAGCTTCCGTATTGGCCGCGCCCGTCAAGGCAGGGGCTACGGTCGGGCCGGAACGGCGTTGGCGGCTGCCTGGGTCCGACAGAACCGCCCCGACGTGACGCAACTGATGCTCGCCGTGAACACGCGCAACCTGGTCGCGAAGGCGGTTTATCTCAATTGTGGCTTCATCGACACTGGAGCAACCTATCGCGGTCCCATCGGCCAACAGAACATTCTCAGCTACATCATCAGCCGCAACAGCGGTTGA
- a CDS encoding MmgE/PrpD family protein — protein MSFVAEQLAEFVCNARYEHLSGIAVEKTERAILDTLASLIGGIPTDNARLSLEAAKLLFGAGAAPAWFTQSKLHPLGALFANCAAASSLDIDDGHCLAAGHPGAAIIPAVVQEAAKLGSDGCDVLAATALGYDVALRIAAARRFTDTMSFASGQWTGFGVAAAIGWLRRMRPNQVAHAIAIAGAEAPRNLPQGDCQASSVKGSSPWSTVTALFAVGRAGYGMSGSIDMLDRNRAYDVLAITADLGSRWLISETYLKPYAACRYTHPVIDAVLMLVARQDQGKPIDRIVVDIFPEARKLPNEIAPKSLEGGQFSVPFAAALAALRGAKAFRPLRPHSLADAEVLDLAAKVETRYPQEFANAFPGRTPARVTMIIDGREVVADVPRPLGDANNPMDQAAVADKLHDLGRGLLSQAELDRLIESVALLKQGKSAPLFACLAARPIESVA, from the coding sequence ATGAGCTTCGTTGCCGAGCAACTCGCCGAATTCGTCTGCAATGCGCGATACGAGCACCTGTCCGGTATCGCAGTCGAGAAGACCGAGCGCGCCATTCTCGACACGCTAGCGTCTCTCATTGGCGGGATTCCAACCGATAACGCCAGGCTCTCACTTGAAGCCGCGAAGCTCTTGTTCGGAGCCGGCGCGGCGCCCGCCTGGTTCACGCAATCGAAGCTGCATCCGCTCGGCGCCCTGTTTGCCAATTGCGCGGCGGCAAGCTCACTCGACATTGACGATGGACACTGCCTCGCCGCAGGTCACCCCGGCGCCGCCATTATCCCAGCCGTCGTGCAGGAAGCAGCGAAGCTCGGCAGCGATGGCTGCGACGTGCTTGCCGCCACCGCACTCGGCTACGACGTTGCGTTGCGAATTGCCGCCGCCCGTCGCTTCACCGACACGATGAGCTTCGCAAGCGGCCAATGGACAGGCTTCGGAGTGGCTGCCGCCATTGGTTGGCTGCGCCGCATGCGGCCCAATCAGGTCGCACATGCCATCGCAATCGCCGGAGCCGAAGCGCCCCGAAACCTGCCGCAAGGCGACTGCCAGGCAAGTTCCGTCAAGGGCAGCAGCCCCTGGTCGACGGTAACGGCCTTGTTCGCGGTCGGGCGGGCCGGCTATGGGATGAGCGGCTCGATCGACATGCTGGACCGGAACCGCGCCTATGACGTTTTGGCCATCACCGCCGATCTCGGCAGCCGCTGGCTGATCAGCGAAACCTACCTCAAGCCATATGCCGCTTGTCGCTATACACATCCGGTCATCGATGCCGTGCTGATGCTCGTCGCCCGCCAAGATCAAGGGAAACCCATCGACCGGATAGTCGTCGATATCTTTCCAGAAGCACGCAAACTCCCCAACGAGATTGCGCCAAAGTCGCTCGAGGGCGGGCAATTCTCCGTCCCCTTTGCGGCAGCACTGGCAGCGCTCAGAGGGGCGAAAGCCTTCCGGCCGTTGCGCCCTCACTCGCTGGCCGACGCCGAAGTCCTCGATCTGGCTGCAAAAGTGGAAACCCGATACCCGCAGGAATTTGCCAATGCGTTTCCGGGCAGGACGCCAGCGCGGGTTACCATGATCATTGACGGCCGGGAGGTCGTCGCCGACGTGCCTCGGCCGCTCGGCGATGCCAATAATCCGATGGACCAGGCCGCCGTCGCGGACAAGCTCCACGACCTTGGCCGTGGCCTCCTTTCGCAGGCCGAGCTCGATAGACTCATTGAATCGGTGGCGCTCCTCAAGCAGGGGAAAAGCGCACCGCTCTTCGCCTGCCTTGCAGCCCGGCCGATCGAGTCAGTGGCGTGA